In the genome of Xenopus tropicalis strain Nigerian chromosome 10, UCB_Xtro_10.0, whole genome shotgun sequence, the window agcagaacaatgggaagggagcaagatagcagctcccagtaggtatcagaatagcactcgattGTAAGAcatcaagtctggcttgggactcctccagttacatgggagtaggagaaacaataggttacctgaaagcagttctaatgtgtagcgccggctccttctgaaagctcagagctgagatggcacctacacaccaatattacagctaaaaatacatttgttggttcaagaataacattttaaatgacagagtgaattatttgctatgtaaacagcatcatttagaaataaaaagtaccccataaaaaccaTGATAGAAtccatttaaagagaaaaaggaaatcattgttaataatttaaattattttattaaaatggaatctatgggagatggtattcCCGTAATTAACAAGGACCATGTACCTGGATAATATTTGCAACTGCAAGCAGTATTTATCCCCTTCTGTTCTCTAGATCTCACTACTGAAACAATATAATCAGTTCCCTTATAGGGCTTGTTAATAATCACaactgcaacattgtttcaggagtcagaataacTAATTTTCCTACACTATTCTCCCTTGCTGGGGAGCAAGGTTTTGACAAGTAATAGTGGTAGTGCTCAATGTCCCCCATAGAGCAGAATGTGTACCTATCCTTATATAAGGGCAAGTGCTATGTCCTGAACCCCCAGTGCAGTGCATTCCTGTCCCACTCTCTCAGAGTTGCCTAGTCGGCAAGCAGAACCCCAGGGATTTAGGGTGCAATGAGCCGCTATATGTAGATATATATCTATCTGACATGATGTGACAGACATATGTATAACTAATGAGACAGCCAATCTGGCCTGGCAGATTTATATTCCAGTTCCATTAATgtgatttttatgtattttaacatTTCCTTGGAAACCTGGATTTTGCAGGAAAAACCTTGGCAGCCATTCCCCGTAGATAACGATGTGCTGGGGACATGGTCCAGCCATATAGCTGCTTTTAGCGGCCGCCAGAAAAGCTCTTTTCGCTTCTCACTCCTGAACTCAATCCCTAAAAGTCATTTATCAGGCCCCGCTGTATTCAATGAGCAGAATGGGAAGAGGGGGTGGAAGGGAAAGTTAAAGCCTCAGTTGGAATCACCTGGAAATACCTTGGCATGCTGTACTGTATGTATCCTTGTGTGTTTGGATGAGTGGGTCAGAGCAGAACCTGCATGCCAATCCATTTTGGTTCtcgttatttttttatatgttttcagGGTACTCCCAGAAACAGATCAACCAAAGCTAATGTGTAATTggctgctatgtgttactgcatacactaaagatccactcgtttagcACAGTCAACAGGTGATTGAACTTTGGCCACCACAATCAGGCTTTGATTATTCGGACACCGGGCCAGTGATCCCGACGGGCAGCTTATGAGTACCTGTCAATAGAGGATTGTAACATTGGGCTGATGTTGGCCTTGTCccgccagatattggttgggcagactGTCCGAGCAGGCCACACACCCAGTCCAATAAGCCTTTGAGTTAATAGCTTATGTTTGCCCATGTACTTCATCAGCTTCAGATAGGGTCAGGACCATGGTTGGCCCAACACTGGGTTGCAGGTAGGTGCCGGGCTTGACTCACTGCCAGCTCCTCCAATCCTGTCCCAAGTCCACTTTTGAAACTGCTGGCTGGAGTGGGTAGTTTAGACTCAGCTATATACATCATTGGGTTGGATGAGGGTTAGGTTCTGTGTGTCATTGCTTCCCCTCACATACAGCCCCCAGGGAGCTGGAGCTTAACAGTTGGatactcccagcatgccttgggcCTTTGCCTcggaaaatgatatatatatttcaggaaACATGAAGAATGTGATGCAAAATTCCTGCCGCCACGAACCAGCCATTCTTTACTTTGTATAAACACAATACCTGAACCAGACGCAGTGTGCCGCTGATTACCATTTATGCACatgcacatatatataatttttttttttttcaagtaaaaaaatgttttttttgaccCATGGAGTATATACATAGCAGCTTTTATCATTGCTGGGGGGAAGGTTGCTGAGAAATTTGGAGGACGGCATTACTTAAAAAGGGACATCTACCCACATACATACAATTGCTCTTAGCATTTTTGCACTTCCTTTCATTGTACTACCAATTTCATGTTTTTATTGGGTCATATTGTATGAGTCACAGTCAGACACCTGCTTTAATGTTAGGGTAATGTCACACAGAGTCCTGCAGAGAGTTACCCAGACAAATGCGGGTCAGAATTGGTGGACGTGGGCATAGGTGCAGATCATAGGTCTTGTCCTACCTACATGCTATCCATTCCCTTGGATGACATCACACCTCACACATCATTACGATGATGTAATGGTTTATGAAGATGTGGCTTTCAGTAGTATGGTGGCCCACGGGTGGTGGTGAGGATAAAGCAGTTACCTGTCAGATTAGGAACACTGTTCTTGTAGGGACATTAGACCTCAGCATGTTAATAagcctctttatttttttttccccaggacaTAACTTGGCAGGATGAACACTCTGCACCCTTTTCCTGGGAGACAAAAGTAAGTTTTATATAAAGTTATTTAATGATCACTTGTGGGATAATAACTAAGCACCAATTAGCTTTCACCTGTTGGTTACATGAGGGCTAATTCAAAGCTAAAGGAAAGTGTAACCTGTATATAAATGCACATGGCTCCTTCAGGAAAGCATTGTATATCTGGCTCTGCCCTAGGACACCCCCCTCTTACCTGTGAGTATAGTTAGGGGCAGAGAAAACACAGAGACAAAATTTACCACACATCTCCAGGCTTCGCCACTTAAAAACCGGTGTATTTCTGTCAAATCTGGCGTGTGGGTggagtaaaataaaacacactttgataaatttgcctcagATGCGTTTAGTCACTTTTTGGCTGTCCAGGTGTCCCATAGAATTTAAATTAAGaatctattcatttttatatatgtcaATCCTCAAACATGCACTCACCCCTGTAATACTAATAATAAGGCATGTATTGCTAAATACATGTGAGAGTTTTTGCATACGAAAGAAGATGCTaaagcaaatttttgctgaattGACCACCCCTAAAGGGCTAAATTGGGTTGATCTATCGTTTGGCACTGGGCCTTGCTAGGATTATAATAGGGGTCTGTGCAGACTCACCTGTGCAGATATTGATCAGATAGGcctaaggctcatgccacacttggcgtagggctgattttttcggcaagcggaaaaacgtttgccgaaaattcagccctacacctgctacttgtgcctgcaccggaatgaatggaatacgctcgggtgcaggcacatgtagccgatatacgcatgataCGTGTGAGAATGCAAAATCtggcgttttcatgcgtatatcggctacatgtgcctgcacccgagcgtatctcattcattcaggtacaggcacaagtagcaggcgtagggctgaattttcggcaagcgtttttccgcttgccgaaaaaatcagccctacgccaagtgtggcatgagccttaactTTGGCCCCATAGCCAGTATAGGAAGCTGCTGCCTTCTGGAGCAGCCAAACCACCTTCTTCAGTTTGGCTATGTCTGACCAGTTTGACAGGGGGTACTGTAGTCAGGGGCCTTGAGATTGAAAGGAGGAATTTTGGGGCAGTGAAAGGGATGGGGCATTTGAGTGCATTGGCTGAATTGAATCGTTGCAATGCAGAACAGGAGCCTTGTGCGGTTCTGGGGCTATATTATGTTAGACTAGTAGTACAGGGGCCCAAGATTACTGATGAAAACCCTATTCAGGCCTTTCCAGATCCATTCAAACCAATGGGCACATCACTGATTGTTTGACTGAAAATTCTCCTATCCCTCCACTTGCTTGTTGAGAATTCTCTATTTTCACTGTAAACTATTCTCTGCACACTTTCCTGGGCGCTCAAGCGGTAAACGATCAATAGTCAAGAACAGAAAAACACTCTTTGCTATTTCCAACGCACAAAAATTTAGATTCTTTCATTATGCACCTTTTGTTGTGCAGAGACaatgtttgggtagagttcccctttagctATTTTTTAGGGTCACTTCCCTTAGCAGCCAGTGCGATTTGCAGCCTGGAAGACAAATGGGAAAGAACAAATAGTGAAAGGGTTACTAAACCCCAGGGAGTTTAGTGGTTCTCTTGTGCATTTTGTTCGGAGAGACTTTTCAGGTAGAAAGAGCTGGATTCCTTTCCCCTCCAGCTATTATACATTCTTGTGGCTGCCTAACGTCACTGTCTAATGCGCCTCTGGTCGGCCTCTTGTGCTTCTGACATAGCAAGCATTCCTCTGCACTGAATAACATGTAAAAATAGACTGCCGGCCCTCCTGAGCACAAAGAAACAAGTGGCCATTGGCTCCTCTTGATGAAGTGATGTTTGCTGATTTGTTATTTAACTTATCAGATTTCTGCGCAAagggggatagggttagggaaaaaatcttatttagtttatattttacttttgggTTTAGAAATCACTCTTGGCCTCCCATTGCCCCATGATACGCTAGttacccccccacccctccaTAGCTCTCTAGCATTTTGTGGTTTAGGCAGAAATCTTCTCTCCCACTGCCTTCCTATTTGTGCAAGTGAAAGATCATTGACGGATCCTGAATTGTCACATTCACCCACAACGTCACCTTCCCAACATATTTAAATTTCTACATTTCTGTCTCTAAATAGAGATATTTAGCAGAAAGTTGCCCAGTATTAACTAGTTGTTTCCTTTGCCTAGCTTCATTATCTGACTTGCTCTGCTACCTAATTCAGCCATGGACTCAATGCTGCTTACagtgggtatcagataggatctgtgccactgtgacagaatgctgttatacagaaacctagaatctcagccataaagcaggacagggctgctgcttacaaggACCGCATCACTGAGCCTGCAGTAGTTATTGTGTGTTTTGTCTGTAACTAGTTGCCGAGACAAAAACTCACCTGCTGCTTGTGTAGGCCTTTTCTCCACTGATATCAGTGGGATGGGCAGCAGCCTACTCTGCGTGGGCATTTATTACTGGAAAAAATTCCTGtgcaagattattattattattatttagatgtACTTACATTATTTTGACATTCATTTATACTTGGCCAGTGTTTCATTTTGCATTTGGATCTGTTACAGAGCCAGATGGAATTCAGCATTGCCTCCATGTCTGTCCAAGATTCCACCAGCACCCCAGCACAGACTGAGCAAAAGCAAACCCCCAAACCTCCTGGGCCCATCGTCCAGAATATGAAATCCCCTCTTGGAAACCAGCAAGCCAAAGCGACGCCAGCTGGCAAGGCCTCCAATTCGGACGCCTCTACTCCGCTGCGAAAAGAAGAAGAGTCGGCTTTCTGGAAGATTACCTTGGAACGCTCGAAGATAGACAACTCGCAGTCTGAGTTTCCCTCGCTCACTCCCAGCCAGATCAAATCTTTGGAAAAGGGAGAAAAGCCCCTTCCCAGCTACTGTAGGCAAGATTCCTTCCAGAAGGAGAAGGAAGCGGTCAAACCTGAGAAGGCAGAGAAGCCACTGGTGGTGACCAAGCAGCCAAAGACCACAAACTTCAACCTGCCCTCAATTAGCCTGGAGTCAAATAAAGCACAGCCAAGCCGCCCTTCTGTCAGCACTTTAGATGATGTCTTTCTCCCGGAGCCAGCAACCCCGGCAGTGCCTGTCACACAACCCAAAAAACCTGAGACCGAAGAGGTCTCAACAGAACCTCAGCTCTTTTCACAAGTATGTGTTATAATGTAATGTATGGCCAGAAACCAGGCAGATTTTCCCATCTGATTGAGGACACATTGGCTTTTTGATGCACTCCGAGGGCTTATATTCCCGAGGGCTTCTATTCCTGAGGGCCAAATTAGcctaatattgcccaccttaggtgggtgtATTGGGAGAAAGATCTGCCACCTTTAGATGCCCTAGATGTGTGATGTTGTGGGGTTCTAGTTAGTAGGCCATATACTGGAAGTTCTAGCTCAGGCAAAGTAGTGGACAGATGTAGTGCCATTAAGGGTTGGTGCCCGGGACTACCTTTTATAAATCAGCTGGCAGGGTATTTTCAAAACAGGATAGATGGCCATCCATTCTTGTGGCTGATAGAGTGGCAAGGAGCCGTGCCCCAGATAACTGTATCTACTTACTGGATTAATCTTATTAATTCTGAGACAATTAATTTGTCAAGGAGACACCTGTTAGATGTGGGGAATCATTTAGTATATAGCATTTCCTTCTGCTTATTATGGCTCTGTGCTCAAGGCTTTCAAGCCTCATTTGACAGGGATAATGGTCCCTCGTGGATGGTACGGAGTAGCCACATGATACTTGGCAGATGCTCTGAGAAGTAATGGGTGGGGGGTTGGTGATTTTTAAATTACATGGATTATTATCTCTAGACAAACTTCCAATTATTTCCTTTTGGCAAAGTTGCACTGTGTGTTTTCCCTTGTTACACTGTcagcttaaaggggaaccccacccaaacacaaattaaagaaagaaacattttaaacaactttgcaatattaaTCTATTaagaaatatgcagccttttcataatttttaataataaaattaatatggtttggaactaCTTTAGTTGTTaggactactttgagactcaaataaaatgtaacattagccgactgtcctcagcctgcattctcccaatcccacaattacctgcacatgtgatgtcagtaaggaaaggaacatcacagtgcaatgcattgtgggttatgtagttcctgcatgctgtctgtaagctgtggagaagttgttacaatttgtaacatcaatgttttagtccctcctcccctgccgggatTTCAAACGATGCAGAAAGAtggatttcagcatgtaaaaatggtatttattcatatttttgaaaggacagattacagtgattggtATATAAGGGGGTTTCTGTGTGGTGTGGGGCTCTAAACCAGAGTTCcccttaaaaatgttgttttacaaGGCCGTGTGTATTTAACCTTTTACTTTCTATTTACAGATCAATACGAGCAGCGTTGTGCTAAAGACCGGCTTCGATTTTCTAGACAACTGGTAACGGTGAGGCACACTGCGGAGGAGCAGATGATGATTGATGTGTGGGTTTTTGCAACCTTTCTTGCCTCCCAACAGAGGGCTTTGCGCAACTGTTCCCTTGCTTCTGTCTACTATTGTGATGTTCCATTTGAAGTTTGTAAGTCTTGTTATGGTAAGGTCAAGCTTTTTAGAGGGTATAAAATACCGTTAcgtagttttattttttttttttttttagaccatAAGACGTGGCATTTTAAAGGGGTATCTAAAGGGAAGCTATCTGTGTAAACTCTGTGTGGCCCTGTGATTGTGTGTTTTTCAGTACTGATTGGCTTTCCTGTTTGTCTGTATTTACATGAGGATCCCTGTAGGGGGCGTGCAGTTCTGTGTATTGTGGACCACCAAACAAGGTTGACAATCATTAGGGTGTATGACATTGTGGCTTATTCACCCGACCTATATTttgcattggttgctatggccagaATATTGCTGTAGTAATTGTATAGATTTCTCAAGAGATTTAATGAACACTCCATGTGGTACAGGGTCTTACATCTTCATGAAGGTAAAACGGAGGCAATATGGCCACACCCAGGAAACTTTCACAAATTCAGAATGACAGGTTGCACACTGTTCTGTGTAAAACAGGTGATGGGACTGCTGACTGAATCACTGTGTTAATATGTGGTCTCTTCTTACCTGGATGAGCCAGGAACCCCCAAACACATACTTATGTAGGCCATCTCACCAATCACTGTGTGGATGCTTAGCTTCCTCTTGTTCTGGTTTGTTTAATAACCCCAAGCACATCCTAATGGAGGCCATCTCCTCAAGTACTGTGGGGCCTTCTCTAGTTCTGGTTTGGTCAGTAACCTCAAGCACATACTAATAGAGGCCATCTCTTCAATCATTGTGTGGACCTTTGGCCTCTTCTTGTTCTATGTTGGTCATTAACCACAAGGATATGGGGAGGTTTCCTTGGTGGCCTGGTTTTCAGATATTGATGGAATTGCCAGGTTGAAGCACAGGTGGTCATCTTTAGACCATGCAAGGTCTCTAGATGTTACTTCAGAGACTGATCAAgtgtcaaataaatatataaattatatatatagtgccttCCCTAGACAGAGTGCCAATTTGTACAGTTTCTGTGAGGAAGTGCCCATACCCACCTAACCATGCAGACCTGTTaggcatatatacaatatattgatgACATTATTATAGTGTTATAATTGAAAAAGGATTAGGTTGCTGTGAGTGCTCCAAAGCCTTCTGGGACTCCTATAGTGGCAGCATAGAGACTCAACCAAGTCTTCCCTGCAGCAGTCACCTTAGAAGACTATGGTATAAGCACCTTTGATACCACACTGCTTGTTCTAGACTGAATTTGAATACTGCTATGTGCAGAGATTTTTTAGCTTTCTGAATATTGCATTAGGGAAATATGGGCAGTGCGGGAAATTAATTTGCCAAAGCACCAAAATGCTTTCATTTATTCATGAAGGTTACGATAATAATAGCTGAAGGGAGACAGTCGCGTCAGGTCACAATGGAAGCCATTGGGCATTGTGTTGCCATTATGGTTACAATGTATCTCAATAAGCTATTTAATCCTCTTATTTTGTAACATTCCCATGGGTAAGGTGCAGTTAAGCTAAGATTTATTGTGCCGTGCAAACAATGCGCTATTACTAGTTAGAGGACCAGTAAAGAGGAAACAAAGGTTCttttaattacattaacattCGTTTTATATCTGattctttaaaggataagtaaatctTTAAAACAAATGATTGTCAAATTGATGAGAGTGCCATTCTAAGCACTTCTACAAGATATAAAGAGGAACGTGTCCTGTAAATACCAATGAACTTTGCTACAACTGCTAGTAAGTTTCTGACCGCGATCCAGTGAAGGAACTTCCAATAACTTCTCatatctttcctaaccagaacaGCCCTTTTTCTGACAACTTCCTCCACTGGATCatggttggaaactgaccagcagataGTATTggaacaaaattcattcatattaccagtacatatttcccttaatatcttggactCTTAAAAATGTACATGGCAAAAGTGTTTAGAATAGCACTCTAATGTTACACTCACTTGTTTTaatggtttacttatcctttatgtcaggggtccccaacctttcttactcgtgagcctcagtcaaatgtaaaaagacttggggagcaacacaagcaccataaaagttcatggaggtgccaaataactgctgtgattggctattaggggcctctatgcacactatcagcttacagggggctttatttggtagtaaatcgtgtttattcaaccaaaacttgcccccaagtcaggaattcaaaaataactccctggtttgggggcacaaagagcaacatccaaggggttggggatcactgctttatgtAATTATTGAACCTAAGAATAATACCCAAAGTAATACCTGCATTACTATGTTACTGGCTCTTTAAGGACAGAGACAAGATACAATTTAGAAGGAAAAATTCTGCATTGATAGGGattgtataaaaaaacaaaacttaagcCTTAATAAGCAACTGGCTGTCTTGGATGCCATATTGCCAGA includes:
- the LOC100485462 gene encoding uncharacterized protein C1orf198 — its product is MASMAAAIAAARTASMSGNRPLDEKERSRFAYFSSLNPMARKIMQEKERLKQRYGPDWDRMEPREQEEAIDRHMVDPQLRARYALHRETGDTQAVPSYPVLKLHTGQKVVHFGEEDITWQDEHSAPFSWETKSQMEFSIASMSVQDSTSTPAQTEQKQTPKPPGPIVQNMKSPLGNQQAKATPAGKASNSDASTPLRKEEESAFWKITLERSKIDNSQSEFPSLTPSQIKSLEKGEKPLPSYCRQDSFQKEKEAVKPEKAEKPLVVTKQPKTTNFNLPSISLESNKAQPSRPSVSTLDDVFLPEPATPAVPVTQPKKPETEEVSTEPQLFSQINTSSVVLKTGFDFLDNW